The nucleotide window ATCATTTGCGACCTCAAACGCAAGTATCACCCTTCTAACCGAACCTAATCTAACCCAATCTAACTAAGAAAACAAGTATTCCTGGTCAAGGATTCAGAAACAATTTGTATGGAGATTTAACTAAGAAGTATTTACAACCGTCCAACAGCGATGCTTTGCAAACTCAAACGCAAGACTCGGTcttctaacctaacctaactgaaAAAGCACTTCTAATAACTACTTTTTTGCATTAGAAAAGCATTTAATATTCACAAGCAGACAGGCACACCGGCATAATCACAAATTGACTTACTTAATGATGGTGAAATGTGCAATCCTTGCGACCACTGTGGCTCAATGATTAGATTTTGAGCGGAAGTAATTAGCTGAAATTATGTATGCCTGCATGCCATCGAATATATCAAGACGCAGTGATACATGCTGTATGCATACTTAGAAACAATGGCATAACTTGCATAAGCATGCAGCAGCTCGGGTAAATATATCCATGTGCAAATAACTGTCAATAACGGTACTGATTTGCTCTTTTACAATACACtatagagtatatatatatgtcatgCTGTTTGTTTTCATATACAGCTTTTCAGTGCTGCCAATCAATATTCtatcatttataccagttctcTGTTCGTTTCGCCACGTTCTAAAATTGGTATAAATGAGAGTCTCATCTCGCTTGGCACTCTCAATCACTTTCACAATTTTGCAGTGCCGAAGTTTatcaaataaatagtgaaatgtTTCAGACCAAAAAAGcttaaatcaaaatataaataaacccgTTGCGTATTCAAATAAAACCCGTGGGACATGTACGATTTTTGGAATGCTCATTTTATAGTATACTGTAGATTATTTTATGTGCGcacaatatttaataaagatTAGCAGTGTTTGGAAACTGAATATGTCGATCTGTCGATCTGTGTTTGGTCTATTTAACGATGGAATATGTATTAAAGTCTTCGACAATTTTGCACTTCGCGACGAGGACGGCAACTATTCAAATCTCTATCAAACCAAAAGCCAAACGGACATCTGAAAGGCTCTACACGTCCGTTGAGACAGACATAGAAGCGATAACAGAATCGACGGTCTATAAGATAGGTCCCATCCGGCAATTCGTTGCAATCGTTCCTAGAACTATACACTCGTATCGTGGAATCTGAATCACTGTCATTGTCAAAGTCTTCGTCGTCGTAATGGAAATGCCATCTGTGATCTGTTGTTATACACGGTGTTGTTACACATGGCGGTGTTGTTTCAcatggtgttggtgttgttacaCATGGTGTTGTTTTAcatggtgttggtgttgttacaCATGGTGTTGTTTTAcatggtgttggtgttgttacaCATGGTGTTGTTTCACATGGTGTTGTTACAcatggtgttggtgttgttacacaaggtgttggtgttggtgcctTAGTGGTTATTGCCTTAGTAGCTATTTCCTTAGTAGTTATTGCCTTAGTAGTTATTGCCTTAGTAGTCTTGGTTGTTGGCGTTGTGATACAGGGAGTTGTCTCCGGTGTTGTAGGCTTGCAAGTGCAAGGTGTTGGCGTTGGTGTGTCGCAAGACGGTGTTGTTGCTTCTGTTTCGCAGGGTACTGTTGTAGTTTTAACAGTTGTAGACTTGGGAGTTGTTGTTTTAGGGGTTGTTGTATTAGGGGTTGTTGCCTTAGTAGTCTTGGTTGTTGGCGTTGTGATACAGGGAGTTGTCTCCGGTGTTGTAGGCTTGCAAGTGCAAGGTGTTGGCGTTGGTGTGTCGCAAGACGGTGTTGTTGCTTCTGTTTCGCAGGGTACTGTTGTAGTTTTAACAGTTGTAGGCTTGGGAGTTGTTGCCTTAGTAGTCTTGGTTGTTGGCGTTGTGATACAGGGAGTTGTCTCCGGTGTTGTAGGTTTGCAAGTGCAAGGTGTTGGCGTTGGTGTGTCGCAAGACGGTGTTGTTGCTTCTGTTTCGCACGGTACTGTTGTAGTTTTAACAGTTGTAGGCTTGGGAGTTGTTGCCTTAGTAGTCTTGGTTGTTGGCGTTGTGATACAGGGAGTTGTCACCGGTGTTGTAGGCTTGCAAGTGcaaggtgttggtgttggtgtgtcGCAATACGGTGTTGTTGCTTCTGTTTCGCACGGTACTGTTGTAGTTTTAACAGTTGTAGGCTTGGGAGTTGTTGTCTTTGTAGTTGTGGTTTTAGTGGTTGTTGCCTTAGTAGTCTTGGTTGTTGGCGTTGTGATACAGGGAGTTGTCTCCGGTGTTGTAGGTTTGCAAGTGcaaggtgttggtgttggtgtgtcGCAAGACGGTGTTGTTGCTTCTGTTTCGCACGGTACTGTTGTAGTTTTAACAGTTGTAGGCTTGGGGGTTGTTGTCTTTGTAGTTGTGGTTTTAGTGGTTGCTGTctttgtagttgtagttttaGTAGTTGTAGTTTTGGATGTTGTTGCAAGGCGGTCTTGTTGGTTCACAAGGCTGCACGGCGGTTCCGTCGTAACACAAGGTGTTGGAGTTGTTGTGTCACATGGCGGTTCCGTCGTAACACAAGGTGTTGGAGTTGTTGTGACACACGGCGGTTCCGTCGTAACACAAGGTGGAGGAGTTGTTGTGACACACGGCGGTTCCGTCGTCTCACACGGCGGTTCTGTATCATCAAAATATCTGTCTTCACACGGCGGTTCTGACCCATCAAAAGATTGGTCTTCATCATGAGTTACATAACACTTAGCTAGCTCCGGTGCCACGCAAGCTTTCGTTTCACTATCAAATTGCATTCCCCTGCGACATCTGCGCGCTATAGCTCTGCCACGTCTGCAGATGAAGTAACGATAACAGCTATGTTCGTTCGGCAAGAGGTCTCCATTATTATATTCCGAACAATCCGGCGTATTGCGATAAATCCTTTGGGCAAAAGTTTCCGGACCCACAGCAAATACTAGCAGCAGAAAGTAAACTGCAAGTTAAGGAGACAATTGtatattaactttatttacgTAAAACATTTCAGTTTACTACAATTCGAAGCGAACTTACGGGGCTTCATCTTTGCACCACTCTATTTGCGGAATCGGTTGTGTTGAAAGTGGCTGATTTCCGACACTGTGGACCGTAAAAGTGAGCGACTATTTTATATGCCACACCACTCAGCAACACAGTCACTAATTAGTATTCAATTTCGCAAAAGCGTGCATGAAAAGTACTTGAGATTTCCTCTTCCGTAACTGAAAATGACATTAGcactacaaacagttattacTTACCAACCAACACATGTTTTACACGACAACCAATTACTAAATAACTGATAAGTACTGCTCTCACGGCAATTGCATACCTCGCTTGAGATAAACATTGCCTCACTAGTTGTTctgatatataaatttatttaatttatatttactccgctattattgatatttttttaactttgcacttaaagcGATGCTGTGTAGGTCTCAGTAATTTCATTAATACGCTAATCGACAGTTTCCGCCAGCGAAAGCATGGTTCACAGGCGAAGCACTGTCCTAGTCTCTTCTGCTTCATAGTTCATTTATACGATCTTGGTAGCCTTAACTACTCACCCACTTTGGGACTTAAATTTATTGgaacaaatgtaaaaaaaaaatctaaaagttTCATCGAAAAGAGGTCaccaaaaatacacaaataaagcATCGAGTACAAACGGATtatgatttctttttgtttctgcTCATCGTAGGCAGCAGCATATGTGACTATCAGCAAGGATTAAAAATACTTAGCCGCTTTTATTGATATTTCTATTCAAACATTTATGGTGTTTAGGTATTATGCTTTCACAAACGCCAGCTGGTGCTACACTTGCTTCAAAAATTATcggcattttttataaatttcaattggCAAAGATATAGCTGatgtgaaattataaaaattattttattttatatttttatattttatattatttttacaatttattaatacTACCATTGTGTTTAGTGTCGCTCCAGTGCATGCCGACTGACTTAAATGAGCAGAAAGCTTTAAATATtccattcaaaaattcaaatcgcATATTGATGCGTATTTTCCACTAAAATATCGAATTCTGCTATTTggtttttctactaaaaatacATGGAAATATgtaagcatatttatttatatatatacccgCTCTACTAACTATTCATGGTTATTCATTTGATGGCTAGCTTCgtgaaattttgcatatttgtgtttgacttttgtgtatttatttcatGCATATTGCTTAgttagaaatacaaaaacaataaattcgtTTTTCAACCTATTTTATACTATTTCCGTTCCGCGGAATTCTTCATTTCCGTTTGGTTTAGTacttttgcaaaattaaaaaaaaaaaaaacgactgatGTGGCAGGAGCACAGATTCAAGTATCGTTAAGTGCAAATGGatgtattttattatagaaACAAAGAGcttccaataaataaatttatttaatatatttttataatttttattatttctaatttttataaactCTTGTGTTAGTTATTCGTAACATTTTAGGGCGATACATAATCACAACTTCCACATCAAAAGAATTCTCACACTTCATTCTctaaaaattagaaaactttGAATGAGAGTGAGTGCCATGCGAGACTAcagactgtatgtatgtatgtgattgacgttgaaaccgtttagccgtcttgagccgaatcgatgatagcgcgccattccgctctttccctcgcagtacggcgccagttggagattccaagtataatcaggtcgctctccacctggtccctccaacggagtggaggcctttcctttcctcggcttcctccggcgggtactgcatcgaacactttcagagctggagcactttcgtcctttcgaacaacatgacctagccagcgtagccgctgtctttttattcgctgaactatgtcaatgtcgtcgtataactcgtacagctcatcgttccatcgtctactTCTTGCTCAAAAGTTTccactcgaaaactcctagtgtcttcTCAGTGGAGGTCGACATCGTaaaagcttctgcaccataaagcaggacgggaatgataagcgcctttagagtttgattttggttcgtcgagagagaactttacttttcaattgcctactcagtccaaagtagcacctgttggcaagagtgattctgcgctggatttcgaggctgacattgttcgtgttgttgatgctggttcccaggtatacgaaattatctacgatttcgaagttatgactttcAACAGTGACGTGCGAGCCAAGCCAGATTACAGAATTAAAATCACCACAGATTTCCTGTACATAAAACTCACCTCATATAACGGCATTTTGAGTCCTAAAAGAAAGCTTTAATAGAGTTATCAAATCAAAACAAGGCCTGCATGATGCACCTATCATGaactaacttaaaaaaatcgGTCCACAAAACTGAATCCGTTCATCCGAATGGCTTTAAACCATAATGTATAATGATTATTGAGCGCGATAGagaagtttaatatttttaatatttatattgaatcattttctattaaattttgttttattataatattttttaatatattttttctacactgcagtatattttatggcacttttactataaatatttttagcagcaccTTATCATTACTTCCGTTCTGCGAGATAAGGTATGAAATGAAAGTGTTATGGTGAGTGCATTccactaattaaataaaatgcaaatagcTTACGAGTATGAATatctgtttacattttaaagaagatatttttttatttttaggctTAAAATTTTGCTACTTTTCTCTCTTGTTCTGCAAAATAAATTTGTcagcaattttaaaataacaattgtAACTTCTCTTTTACCACTAGAAATAACTTCCTTGCGCTCCTTTACCTTATAAGAGCACCATACATCACTCACATGAGCAAAAGTACTAGCTCCCTTTTGCTTACCAGCTGAGCAGCTGCCCTTTATGCCATTGCTTGTGGAGCATGTAGAGTCCTTACAAATTAACATGTTACATAATATGATATTTTGCTGCCAGCAAAGAAAAATTGTCAAACCGATACACAGCCTGCCATCGATATAGTATGTAAGGGAGTGGAAAAGCGAAAGAAGTGAGAGGTTGTGTAGGAGGCAGACCAAGGACGTCAGCTTACCTTTGATTGCAGCGTGTTGTACTCAAATTCTGTAGATTTGTAGATTTGTGGCAGCACAAGTTTATCTTGTggaaaatttgcttaaaatgcCGAAACAATGGGCCCAGCTGTGCGTGTGGGTGGCTGAATattgattttttcatatttattttatttgctccaTAGACTACATAGATTGTGCAAATTTCTGGCAAAAATATAATCTCACAATTATACATGCACAGTTGTCTATATTGTattgcatatactcgtataaaatGGTATATTGATACCTGTATTTATCTTGCTTGTAAACTTATGCATCGATTGAGTGCTACATGGCTAGCTTCAGGGCGAAATATGAGAAATGTTTTGGCATAACAAATTTCAGTGTTAAATTTAGATGtaatatgtgaaaatatatgtatttcattgaATCTATTGtatattaatagaaaatatgcTTACGAGTTGAAAATATACTGCGAAACATACTTACGAGTATATAGTTTTAATCAAATGTAACATAAGGGAAGCATTGATTTTGATTCTGAGTTGTTAGAAGTTGTAATAATTCACTAATATACtctaatttcaatatattttacagaGTAGTTGTATCACGATATCTCTGTGTTGAATCGAACAACCaaattagagagagagagagagagagagagtgagatagAGTTACAGATAGAGATAGGGATAGAGGTAGAGATAgaggtagagatagagatagaggtagagatagagataacatagagatagagatagaaatagagatagagatagagatagagatagagatagagatagagatagagatagagatagagatagagatagagatagagatagagatagagatagagatagagatagagatagagatagagatagagatagagatagagatagagatagagatagagatagagatagagatagagatagagatagagatagagatagagatagagatagagatagagatagagatagagatagagatagagatagagatagagatagagatagagatagagatagagatagagatagagatagagatagagatagagatagagatagagatagagatagatagaATGAGAGTTATTCTCAATTCCTTAGTGCTACGAAGAACTCTCATATTAAGTTTATAAGTCTATTATAAGTCTATCTGTAGCTTCAAATGAACTTTAGTCTCGGTCCCTTTCCCCTTTCCCTTTTCATCGTCTTTGCAGCGAGCATATTTGAGGTCTAATGAACTTGCAACATATTAGTATGTTTaaagtgcaaataaattaaattgaaagaaatcatAATTTCTACTTTTAACTGtataatatgaaaattgataattttcaCACAAACTATGTTTATGGACgactataaagaaaatatgtaaatacacttTTGTTTTACCTTAATTTGCATTAGAATAAACTTTcgttattttaattgattatttttcCATATCCCAAAAGACAAACCTTTCGCATATGCGCCTATATGTAGGCTAAACAAAACAATGTCAAATTGCtaacaattcaattaaaattgattGTTTTGACAGagtatgtaaatgcatattaAAACCATGAAAGGCTGCTAAGGCATGAGCAGCACTGTTGGAAAtgctgcaaaaaatatatttgtattagatTAGAGAAATTTTAGTGACATTAAGAGTTTTCATAAGCCTGCAATATACAGTTGTtggaaccaaaaatattttaaataatttttagaagtgTTATCGAACATATTTATTGGGTCAACTGTAAGTCAGAAGTGGATTATTTCCAACAGGGTTATTCAGacaaacttacatacacacaaacactatATGCCAAAGATTGTATTGTAATTGATTTCTGCAATATTTCGTTATGAATTATGCAATTAAGAGATATACAAACACATTCACGTGTGGCAAAGAGTGCAagataaatataatatcttaCAGTAAAGACAAGcagaaaaatgcaaatatgagTTAAGCAaattcacatacacacatacacacatgtggcacctcaaattatgtaaattataaatatctacatacaaatTGGATTTCAATAAGCCAAAGCTAAGAATGCTGTGCGGCGCTGTGCTTGTGCTTGCACAAAATGGATTAAATATTCATGCGAATACTCCAGCCAGCAGCTTAATAATTACGCAAATTGTTAAATGATTTGCACAAtgtaaacacaattttaaagATGTTCACGACACTTGAATTAAGGGATTTTTGATTAACATTGTTgtttacacaaacacactcccacacacacactcacatggaTGGCGCTAAACACATGTGTCTACAATATtatgtaaacaataaatttcaattaaaacattGACAATGCGAACAGCTGTCattatttaacgaaaatttaggaaaaatttacttttcataattaatttggAAATAACGGTAGAGCGTACTTGCTAGTAATTTGCATATTAAGAATTTGTTTTACTGTTGAATGTATAAGTTTATTagatttttgcttaattttatttactacaacaacaacaaatatgagtCCTTTTgtctatataccatatatatcggttTGTGTGTATCATAGCTGAATAAAATTTCttgagaatatttattttgaagtaCTAAACTTCGGTAtaaaaaatagatgaaataaGTTCATAACGATTTTTCTACTTCCGGTTCACTTCGATTGAGAAGTATTGCACAGAGATTATAGTCTCCGAAAATGTCCGGTTAagctatttagaaaaaaatagaaactcGAAAGCACTTTTTAAAGGGTTCCGGATCTCAATTTAATGAATACACGGCTTTTATACCAAACTTTCTTTTTAAGATCATTTTCTTAAGCTAAAGTATTTACTAACATTATCATAGACATAgtcgaatatatataaatataatacatatatatacattcgaTCTCTTACATATACTCTATTAGTTAGACTTATGTGAGCAATCGTCTTTCAGAgttttcaaactatttttaaaattgtgtaaacaACTTTAGACTTCCTGCCCGAAGTACTCTAcacttattataatataa belongs to Zeugodacus cucurbitae isolate PBARC_wt_2022May chromosome 6, idZeuCucr1.2, whole genome shotgun sequence and includes:
- the LOC105215634 gene encoding mucin-2 encodes the protein MKPLYFLLLVFAVGPETFAQRIYRNTPDCSEYNNGDLLPNEHSCYRYFICRRGRAIARRCRRGMQFDSETKACVAPELAKCYVTHDEDQSFDGSEPPCEDRYFDDTEPPCETTEPPCVTTTPPPCVTTEPPCVTTTPTPCVTTEPPCDTTTPTPCVTTEPPCSLVNQQDRLATTSKTTTTKTTTTKTATTKTTTTKTTTPKPTTVKTTTVPCETEATTPSCDTPTPTPCTCKPTTPETTPCITTPTTKTTKATTTKTTTTKTTTPKPTTVKTTTVPCETEATTPYCDTPTPTPCTCKPTTPVTTPCITTPTTKTTKATTPKPTTVKTTTVPCETEATTPSCDTPTPTPCTCKPTTPETTPCITTPTTKTTKATTPKPTTVKTTTVPCETEATTPSCDTPTPTPCTCKPTTPETTPCITTPTTKTTKATTPNTTTPKTTTPKSTTVKTTTVPCETEATTPSCDTPTPTPCTCKPTTPETTPCITTPTTKTTKAITTKAITTKEIATKAITTKAPTPTPCVTTPTPCVTTPCETTPCVTTPTPCKTTPCVTTPTPCKTTPCVTTPTPCETTPPCVTTPCITTDHRWHFHYDDEDFDNDSDSDSTIRVYSSRNDCNELPDGTYLIDRRFCYRFYVCLNGRVEPFRCPFGFWFDRDLNSCRPRREVQNCRRL